One window of the Candidatus Zixiibacteriota bacterium genome contains the following:
- a CDS encoding conserved exported hypothetical protein (Evidence 4 : Unknown function but conserved in other organisms) has translation MKFSLALALLLVLAPGLPAQDIPDSVFERVGMEKLMGLMNLNLADLTFRDDYTAVDSFRLARVAELMRHPYGMIEFASEFKDNCSEPKPEPILSFAFENLRLEGTPPRELRLQNISEIPQEAGLNLFYRSLELNRLLRKARKYIYTAIPAAADSTFGRLSEAEKEFLLNEFKQNLVEDTADERRPVAESDSIQKKEENDIRRFVKFGRKIRMEFLLSAASEAAIDLFREINLLENEISSGAINPAAILSDTVDLPGKYKIPLLGKDSGWAIGGTGDDTYRGDYYFILDFGGNDYYDLTYNPENPHPIIIIDLSGNDIYAGRTDFTVGSGCMSAGFIFDMAGDDTYSGTSFSVGSGFFGLGMIYDQAGSDRYYGDTHVEGAGTFGLGLILDGSGADVYSGALYSQGFASVEGTGIIADYAGNDTYTAGNKYKDIIRYDDHFLSLSQGFAYGFRPYMSGGIGAIIDFRGNDTYISDIFGQGASYWWSLGLLYDSSGNDHYSSFQYAQGTGTHMTLGILLDEQGNDSYFGKGLMQGVGHDYSCGIMLDRHGNDVYHAYDLSQGAGSANGFGIQIDDRGDDAYYVMRKNNTQGFGDPRRDFGSIGLMLDLSGNDRYDGNGKEESIWQTPSKWGGGMNWNFITPDSTGGQ, from the coding sequence ATGAAATTTTCTCTCGCACTGGCGCTTCTTTTGGTTCTGGCCCCCGGACTTCCCGCTCAGGATATCCCTGATTCCGTATTTGAACGGGTCGGGATGGAAAAATTGATGGGGTTGATGAATCTCAATCTCGCGGATCTCACTTTCCGCGACGACTATACCGCCGTGGATAGTTTCCGCCTGGCGCGTGTCGCTGAATTGATGCGGCATCCCTACGGGATGATCGAATTCGCTTCCGAATTTAAGGATAACTGCTCGGAACCGAAACCGGAACCGATCCTCTCTTTCGCCTTTGAAAATCTTCGCCTCGAAGGCACCCCGCCGCGGGAATTGAGGCTCCAAAATATCTCGGAGATTCCGCAAGAGGCCGGATTGAATCTGTTCTATCGTTCCCTGGAATTGAACCGTCTGCTTCGAAAGGCCCGGAAGTATATTTATACCGCCATCCCGGCGGCGGCCGATTCCACTTTCGGACGTCTTTCCGAGGCCGAGAAAGAATTTCTCCTGAATGAATTTAAACAAAATCTGGTCGAAGATACCGCCGATGAACGTCGCCCGGTAGCCGAAAGTGATTCCATCCAGAAAAAAGAAGAGAACGATATCAGGAGATTCGTAAAATTCGGCCGCAAAATACGGATGGAATTTCTGCTCTCGGCGGCTTCGGAAGCGGCCATTGATCTCTTCCGTGAAATAAACCTCCTTGAGAACGAAATATCTTCGGGTGCTATAAATCCGGCCGCTATTTTGTCCGATACGGTGGACTTGCCGGGCAAATATAAAATCCCATTGCTCGGTAAAGATTCAGGGTGGGCCATCGGTGGCACCGGCGATGACACTTACAGAGGCGATTATTATTTTATCCTCGACTTCGGTGGCAACGATTATTATGACTTGACCTATAATCCCGAAAATCCCCACCCGATAATTATCATCGACCTGAGCGGAAATGATATCTACGCCGGGCGGACCGATTTTACGGTCGGCTCTGGATGTATGTCGGCCGGCTTTATTTTCGATATGGCCGGTGACGACACTTATTCTGGCACCAGTTTCTCAGTCGGTTCCGGCTTCTTCGGGCTCGGCATGATTTACGATCAGGCCGGGAGTGACCGCTATTATGGGGACACTCATGTCGAAGGGGCCGGGACTTTCGGCTTGGGTTTAATTCTCGATGGTTCCGGAGCCGATGTCTATTCCGGCGCCCTTTATTCGCAGGGTTTTGCCTCGGTTGAAGGTACCGGCATCATTGCCGACTACGCCGGCAATGATACCTACACCGCCGGAAACAAATACAAAGATATTATTCGCTACGACGATCACTTCCTGTCGCTCTCGCAAGGGTTCGCCTACGGATTTCGGCCGTATATGTCGGGCGGCATCGGGGCCATTATCGATTTCAGGGGAAACGATACCTATATCTCCGATATCTTCGGTCAGGGTGCCAGTTACTGGTGGTCGCTTGGACTGCTGTACGATTCCTCGGGCAACGATCACTACTCATCTTTTCAATATGCGCAAGGTACCGGGACCCACATGACGCTGGGAATCCTTCTCGATGAACAGGGCAATGACAGTTATTTCGGGAAAGGGCTGATGCAGGGTGTCGGCCATGATTACTCCTGCGGTATTATGCTGGATCGGCATGGCAACGATGTCTATCACGCTTATGATCTCTCGCAGGGGGCCGGATCCGCCAACGGGTTTGGAATTCAAATCGACGATAGGGGCGATGATGCGTATTATGTTATGAGAAAGAATAATACTCAGGGTTTCGGAGATCCGCGGCGCGATTTCGGTTCTATTGGCCTGATGCTCGACCTGAGCGGGAACGATCGCTATGACGGTAACGGCAAAGAAGAGAGCATCTGGCAGACCCCGTCCAAATGGGGCGGAGGGATGAACTGGAATTTCATAACCCCGGATTCGACCGGAGGACAATAG
- a CDS encoding exported hypothetical protein (Evidence 5 : Unknown function), translated as MQSSLMARAGILLVCALIIIPIMPSSAGAQTPPTTGSLSIVGRTIGPFAVKSIDNKQNVLSVELTRDKINDLMTGPAERDMELPLNTGRTVVLNLKRFDIITPETKFYLGRVGGDIETAPPQFTAFRGTIDGQPNSHAFLAIGGDGSANGRFTLADGETYYVSTVNAKVNGGQILIHNKAPEIELPDGVEFCKYEPYPDTNQIKTKGMAAKLSQGYRLAAMAIDGDKAYYDIFGNIGAAQTYALAVLAEVSDIYMRDVNTKIIVRYMRVWDQGGEPFSASSLNGFRSYWIYSQDPTPYNYIYMFSAKRDLSYGGVSYVGGTCSGEGTYGIIGFMNGNFPNPFGAPDLSNWDVECTAHEMGHASGSYHTWDYVPPIDQCYSGVPMRGTIMSYCHVHAGYMTNIDLILHRRVEEVINWNFDAGGCFPFDCNGNDISDAVDIATGFSADVNHDGIPDECQDCNHNGILDPVDIAQGAPDINGNGIPDGCEPDCNGNGLPDDYDISYGISSDDNGNDVPDECDPDCNGNGIADFADVAAGTVEDFDRNNIPDECQDCDANGVSDWRDLGRQYNLFTADLDGFVHEFHQASGYPIALHPFLPISAPYDITVGSDRMLYVADGSANAIRKVDPSTDQSSYFVTAGSGGLNNPTALVFGPNGNLFVASAGNSSVIEYDGATGAVIGTFVPSGAGGLTAPFGLTFGPNGNLFITSSDNRVYQFDGTSIGVFVSAGSGGLSSPRGLAFNTDGNLLVSSYGNSQIMMYSGATGAFIRVFNDVSNPSFPWGIKIGPNGDVFVTENSNTSMRARVLEYFPDGRFRRRYVRGENSGLSSPTGLTFMPASPLDLNRNGILDACDISSGYSQDINTNGIPDECEGPDADSDGIADGIDNCPTAPNPEQFDMDFDHIGDACDNCVFVVNPGQADSDGDGYGDACDNCPSVANPLQTDTDADLIGDACDNCPSVYNPDQKDTDADGIGDLCDNCPNIYNPTQLDTNHNGIGDACEYICGDANGNGGVNILDVSFIINYLYKSGPAPDPLRIADVNNSGTVNILDVSYLINNIYKGGPGLNCPIE; from the coding sequence ATGCAATCATCGCTAATGGCGCGTGCAGGAATATTACTCGTCTGCGCCTTAATAATTATCCCGATAATGCCTAGTTCGGCCGGTGCCCAAACGCCACCGACCACGGGCTCTCTATCTATCGTCGGCCGGACAATCGGCCCCTTCGCCGTGAAAAGCATCGACAATAAACAGAATGTCCTTTCCGTCGAACTGACCCGGGATAAAATCAATGATCTCATGACCGGCCCGGCTGAAAGAGATATGGAACTCCCGCTTAATACCGGCCGGACGGTGGTTCTGAATCTGAAGCGATTCGATATCATCACCCCCGAAACCAAATTCTATCTGGGACGGGTTGGGGGCGACATTGAAACCGCTCCACCGCAATTCACCGCTTTTCGCGGTACTATCGACGGGCAACCCAATTCCCACGCCTTTCTCGCAATTGGCGGGGACGGCTCGGCCAATGGCCGTTTTACTCTGGCCGACGGCGAGACATATTACGTTTCCACCGTCAATGCGAAAGTAAACGGCGGGCAGATTTTAATTCACAATAAGGCCCCCGAGATCGAACTCCCCGACGGCGTTGAGTTCTGCAAATATGAGCCGTATCCCGATACCAATCAAATCAAAACCAAGGGAATGGCGGCAAAATTGAGCCAGGGGTATCGGCTCGCCGCCATGGCCATCGACGGCGACAAAGCCTATTACGATATCTTCGGGAATATCGGCGCGGCCCAGACCTACGCCCTGGCGGTGCTGGCCGAGGTCAGCGATATCTATATGCGGGACGTCAACACCAAAATCATTGTCCGCTATATGCGGGTCTGGGATCAGGGCGGCGAGCCGTTCAGCGCTTCGAGTCTGAATGGTTTTCGCAGTTACTGGATATATAGTCAAGATCCTACACCGTACAACTATATCTATATGTTCAGCGCCAAGCGCGATCTATCTTATGGCGGAGTTTCATATGTCGGCGGCACCTGCAGCGGCGAGGGAACCTATGGCATAATTGGCTTCATGAATGGCAATTTCCCCAATCCGTTCGGTGCCCCCGATCTCAGCAACTGGGATGTGGAATGCACCGCCCATGAAATGGGTCATGCCAGCGGAAGTTATCATACCTGGGACTATGTTCCCCCCATAGATCAATGCTACAGCGGCGTGCCGATGCGGGGCACCATCATGAGTTATTGCCACGTTCATGCCGGATATATGACCAATATCGATTTAATCCTGCATCGGCGGGTCGAAGAAGTTATCAATTGGAATTTCGACGCCGGCGGCTGTTTCCCTTTTGACTGCAACGGCAACGATATTTCCGACGCCGTTGATATCGCCACCGGCTTCAGCGCCGATGTCAATCATGACGGCATCCCCGATGAATGTCAGGACTGCAATCATAATGGGATTCTGGACCCGGTCGATATCGCGCAGGGTGCTCCCGATATAAACGGCAATGGCATTCCCGATGGCTGTGAACCTGATTGCAACGGTAACGGCCTGCCGGATGACTATGATATCAGTTACGGCATTAGCAGTGACGATAACGGCAACGATGTTCCTGATGAATGTGACCCTGACTGCAATGGCAATGGGATCGCCGATTTCGCCGATGTGGCCGCGGGAACGGTCGAGGATTTCGATCGCAACAATATCCCCGACGAGTGCCAGGATTGTGACGCCAATGGTGTCAGTGATTGGCGCGATCTCGGGCGTCAGTACAATCTCTTTACCGCGGACCTCGACGGCTTTGTGCATGAATTTCATCAGGCTAGCGGTTACCCTATTGCTCTGCACCCCTTCCTGCCGATTTCGGCCCCGTATGATATCACGGTCGGGAGCGACCGGATGCTTTATGTAGCCGACGGGTCCGCCAATGCCATCCGCAAAGTAGATCCCTCTACCGACCAGTCTTCCTATTTCGTCACTGCCGGAAGCGGTGGCCTGAACAATCCGACCGCCCTTGTTTTCGGTCCCAACGGCAATCTCTTTGTCGCCAGCGCCGGCAATAGCAGTGTTATTGAGTATGACGGCGCCACCGGGGCTGTCATCGGGACATTTGTCCCCTCTGGTGCGGGGGGACTTACCGCACCGTTCGGTTTGACTTTTGGTCCCAACGGCAATCTGTTTATCACCAGCAGCGACAACCGGGTCTATCAGTTTGATGGAACCAGCATAGGAGTCTTCGTCTCAGCCGGGAGCGGCGGACTGTCATCCCCCCGCGGGCTCGCTTTCAATACCGACGGTAATCTTCTGGTCAGCAGTTACGGCAACAGTCAGATCATGATGTACTCCGGCGCGACCGGGGCTTTCATTAGAGTCTTTAATGATGTTTCCAATCCCTCCTTTCCGTGGGGAATCAAAATCGGGCCGAACGGCGATGTTTTTGTCACCGAAAACAGCAACACGTCGATGCGCGCCAGGGTTTTGGAATATTTCCCCGACGGTCGTTTTCGCCGCCGCTATGTTCGCGGCGAAAACAGCGGCTTGAGCAGTCCCACCGGGCTGACCTTTATGCCGGCATCGCCTCTCGATCTCAACCGCAACGGTATTCTCGATGCCTGTGATATCTCCTCCGGATACTCGCAGGATATTAATACCAATGGTATTCCCGATGAATGCGAGGGTCCCGACGCCGACAGCGACGGCATCGCCGATGGCATCGACAATTGCCCCACGGCGCCCAATCCGGAGCAGTTTGATATGGATTTCGATCATATTGGCGACGCCTGCGATAATTGCGTTTTCGTGGTCAATCCCGGTCAGGCCGATAGTGATGGCGATGGTTATGGTGACGCCTGCGATAACTGCCCTTCGGTGGCCAATCCCCTCCAAACCGACACCGATGCCGATTTAATCGGCGACGCCTGCGACAATTGCCCTTCCGTTTATAATCCCGATCAGAAAGACACTGACGCTGACGGAATCGGCGATCTCTGCGACAATTGTCCCAACATCTATAATCCAACGCAACTGGATACTAACCATAACGGTATCGGGGATGCCTGTGAATACATCTGCGGCGACGCCAACGGCAATGGCGGTGTCAATATCCTCGACGTGTCATTCATTATCAATTACCTTTATAAGAGCGGTCCGGCGCCCGATCCGCTTCGGATTGCCGATGTCAATAATTCGGGAACGGTCAATATTCTGGATGTCTCTTATTTGATCAATAATATTTATAAGGGAGGTCCCGGACTAAACTGTCCCATCGAGTAA
- the bzo135 gene encoding Methyltransferase → MDNFNCYDDSQRAEAYARLEFPGTYYLAYRDIPEIINKYVQGKMAIDFGCGTGRSTRFLQKLGFQAVGVDIAEEMIKKAHAVDPDGEYRLINDGDFSRFSAGIFDLILSMFTFDNIPAGEAKIRLFRGLGDLLGPDGVIISVVSSPQIYLHEWASFSTRDYPENRFAKSGDIVKIIITGIGDNRPVEDIVWTDESYQDVYRKSNLEMVGSYKPLADGTEPYQWINETKINPWVIYVLKKRG, encoded by the coding sequence ATGGATAATTTCAACTGTTACGACGATTCCCAGCGGGCCGAAGCCTATGCCCGCTTGGAATTTCCCGGCACATATTATCTGGCCTACCGCGATATCCCCGAAATCATTAATAAGTATGTCCAAGGCAAGATGGCGATCGATTTCGGGTGCGGGACCGGCCGCTCCACCCGTTTCCTGCAGAAACTCGGGTTTCAGGCCGTCGGCGTTGATATTGCCGAGGAAATGATCAAGAAAGCGCACGCCGTTGATCCGGACGGGGAGTACCGTCTGATAAACGACGGCGATTTCAGCCGGTTTTCCGCGGGGATATTTGATCTCATTTTATCGATGTTCACCTTTGACAATATCCCCGCCGGTGAGGCCAAGATCCGCCTTTTCCGCGGGCTGGGGGATCTTTTGGGACCCGATGGGGTAATTATCAGCGTGGTTTCATCGCCCCAGATATATCTGCATGAGTGGGCCTCATTTTCCACCAGAGATTACCCGGAGAACCGGTTCGCGAAAAGCGGCGATATCGTAAAAATCATTATCACCGGCATCGGGGACAATCGCCCGGTCGAAGATATTGTCTGGACCGACGAGTCGTACCAGGATGTCTACCGCAAGTCCAATCTAGAAATGGTAGGTTCATACAAACCGCTGGCCGACGGCACTGAACCGTACCAATGGATAAATGAAACTAAAATCAATCCCTGGGTAATTTATGTTCTGAAAAAGCGGGGATAA
- a CDS encoding putative Serine phosphatase (Evidence 3 : Putative function from multiple computational evidences) yields the protein MTLSDLEHFRNLLLERQDNIQQWIEAGAGGTTESKEKAQALLVEIKTALGRVEHQTYGECKVCHGEVERHRLEVQPTSQVCLECISKEEKAQLEEELFLASKIHRALLPHDIARIDGFEVAVKSLAARTVGGDYFDFFPSETDGPTRVVIADAMGKGLPAGLLMSNIQGALKILSEEIESPSQLITRLNRWLCHNVPVTKFVSLACVAIESEADDRSRIIQANAGHCPPVLVRHSGAIERLNPTGGVLGVHDAFDYCEETLYLDRGDLLLLYTDGVTETENESGEMFDESRMIEFLKANHSMLSLEALLAGLYDEVMKFSGHKDLQDDFTIIAVRKQ from the coding sequence ATGACCTTATCGGATCTGGAGCATTTTAGAAATCTCCTGCTGGAGAGACAGGATAATATCCAGCAGTGGATCGAAGCCGGCGCCGGAGGTACGACCGAATCTAAAGAAAAGGCCCAGGCGTTACTGGTCGAAATCAAAACCGCTCTGGGGCGGGTGGAACATCAGACGTATGGTGAATGCAAGGTTTGCCACGGCGAAGTGGAACGGCACCGCCTTGAGGTCCAGCCGACATCACAGGTATGTCTGGAGTGTATCAGCAAAGAGGAAAAGGCGCAACTGGAGGAAGAACTTTTCCTGGCCAGCAAGATTCATCGCGCCCTCCTGCCGCATGATATCGCCCGGATCGACGGTTTTGAGGTTGCCGTGAAGTCGCTGGCGGCGAGGACGGTCGGCGGCGACTATTTCGACTTTTTCCCTTCCGAAACCGATGGGCCGACCCGTGTTGTTATCGCCGATGCCATGGGCAAAGGGCTTCCGGCCGGGCTTTTGATGTCCAACATTCAGGGAGCCCTCAAAATATTATCCGAGGAAATCGAATCGCCGAGTCAACTTATTACCCGGCTGAATCGCTGGCTCTGCCATAATGTCCCCGTGACCAAATTCGTTTCGCTGGCCTGTGTGGCGATCGAATCCGAGGCTGATGATAGGAGCCGTATCATTCAGGCCAACGCTGGTCATTGCCCGCCGGTTCTGGTCCGTCATAGCGGCGCAATCGAAAGACTTAATCCGACCGGCGGTGTTCTTGGGGTCCATGACGCCTTCGACTATTGTGAAGAAACTCTCTATCTTGACCGTGGGGACCTCCTTCTGCTTTACACCGACGGTGTCACCGAGACCGAAAATGAATCCGGGGAGATGTTCGATGAATCGCGGATGATTGAGTTTCTGAAGGCCAATCATTCCATGCTATCGCTGGAAGCACTCCTGGCCGGTCTGTACGATGAAGTTATGAAATTCTCCGGCCATAAGGACTTGCAGGACGATTTCACGATAATCGCAGTCAGGAAGCAGTAA
- a CDS encoding exported hypothetical protein (Evidence 5 : Unknown function): MKQPSGQFIFKILLIAFLVVTGSISGRAADDASSLENAKKVDSLFIIASSAEITFKDQVQPAIDSIAAMGEKAVPRLVEKYDTQDARERLTIHNILVKIGRPAVPYLIKSLSLENPEQVSRICYTLGDIKDSAAVPGLMKVYKHKDWRIRSETAGALGRIDDQRGDKAVLLLLQDSVEIVRKSSAVAAGQMLIQKSLPLLVHMLGDSFYGARMCASEALVKFGPEAIPEIADSLASANELVGNLGCTTLGQIGGDSAASVLALQLKSPSALRRALAVEAIAACNDPAACAYVEHLKPSETDSTVLYFINKTLEKYAPR; the protein is encoded by the coding sequence ATGAAACAGCCGTCAGGACAGTTCATATTTAAAATTTTATTGATTGCATTCCTGGTGGTAACGGGGAGTATTTCGGGTCGGGCCGCCGATGATGCCTCGTCTCTCGAAAATGCGAAAAAAGTGGATTCTCTCTTCATTATTGCCTCGTCTGCAGAAATTACCTTCAAGGACCAGGTTCAGCCTGCGATCGATTCCATTGCGGCCATGGGGGAAAAAGCAGTTCCCCGGCTAGTTGAAAAATATGATACCCAGGATGCCCGGGAACGTCTGACCATACATAACATCCTGGTCAAAATCGGCCGACCGGCAGTGCCATACTTGATCAAGTCCCTGTCTCTTGAAAACCCCGAGCAGGTGAGTCGTATCTGCTATACTCTCGGAGACATCAAAGACAGCGCCGCCGTGCCGGGTCTTATGAAGGTGTATAAACACAAAGACTGGCGGATCCGTTCAGAAACAGCCGGGGCATTGGGACGAATTGATGACCAACGGGGCGATAAGGCCGTTCTCCTTTTACTTCAGGATTCCGTGGAAATCGTGAGGAAATCGTCAGCCGTGGCGGCCGGGCAGATGCTGATCCAAAAGTCACTGCCGCTCCTGGTCCATATGCTGGGAGACAGTTTCTATGGCGCCCGGATGTGCGCTTCGGAGGCGCTGGTGAAATTCGGTCCCGAAGCCATACCCGAAATCGCCGATTCGCTCGCTTCGGCTAACGAATTGGTCGGTAATCTTGGATGCACCACCCTGGGACAAATCGGCGGTGACAGCGCCGCCTCCGTTTTGGCCCTGCAGTTGAAATCACCATCGGCGCTGCGGCGAGCCCTGGCGGTCGAAGCCATTGCCGCCTGCAACGACCCCGCCGCTTGCGCCTACGTAGAACACTTGAAACCGTCGGAAACCGATTCCACCGTTTTGTACTTCATTAATAAGACCCTCGAAAAGTATGCTCCGCGATAA
- a CDS encoding conserved hypothetical protein (Evidence 4 : Unknown function but conserved in other organisms) yields the protein MLRDKLSRFSGQISRAGAAQISTSNQHRLAPLENIPGAGIYSGSSGDYLRVDSDFDESYMHGRATIRSYFDIRALPAYEFIGGDLPELKLDKFVFIDTETTGLGGSGTVPFLIGLGSVTASGFQVRQYFLPDYADEAAMLEAVRAEIKNDSVIVSYNGRAFDLPIVLDRLILHRIERHLNFAEHIDLLVHARRLFRRRLQDCTLANVEREVLGYYRYDDIPGYLVPSIYFDWLATGQTSDLRRVLKHNLDDIVSLYFLLHHINDIYQHPEEFLTEPDDIYSLARIYAARRDHGAVFRFLEEFEPSLYDQHRHDILFLEALSCKRGDNLSKAVEIWENIASGGTSLSFFARIELAKYYEHRVRDLTAAREQAELAREICPATDFHREALKRRTERLARKLPS from the coding sequence ATGCTCCGCGATAAATTGAGCCGGTTCTCCGGCCAGATTTCCCGCGCCGGGGCCGCCCAAATCTCTACTTCGAACCAGCATCGGCTGGCGCCGCTCGAAAATATTCCGGGTGCCGGAATCTACTCCGGTTCCTCCGGAGATTATCTAAGAGTTGACAGCGATTTTGATGAATCATATATGCACGGTCGAGCTACTATTAGGAGTTATTTTGATATCCGGGCATTGCCGGCATATGAATTTATCGGCGGCGATCTACCCGAATTGAAACTCGATAAGTTTGTCTTTATAGACACTGAAACCACCGGGCTGGGCGGCTCGGGGACCGTCCCTTTTCTCATCGGCTTGGGTTCGGTGACCGCCTCCGGCTTTCAGGTCCGTCAATATTTTCTGCCTGACTATGCCGATGAAGCCGCCATGCTGGAAGCGGTTCGAGCGGAAATAAAAAATGATTCCGTCATCGTCAGTTATAACGGCAGGGCCTTCGATTTGCCGATAGTCCTGGATCGTCTTATCCTGCATCGAATCGAGCGCCATCTGAATTTTGCGGAGCATATCGACCTGCTTGTTCACGCCCGGCGCCTATTTCGCCGGCGGCTCCAGGATTGCACCCTCGCCAATGTCGAGAGGGAAGTCTTGGGGTATTATCGATATGATGATATTCCCGGCTATCTGGTCCCGTCGATATATTTCGACTGGTTGGCCACCGGTCAGACGTCGGATTTGCGCCGTGTCCTGAAGCATAATCTGGACGATATAGTGTCGCTCTATTTCCTTCTGCATCATATCAACGACATTTATCAACACCCGGAGGAATTTCTTACCGAACCTGATGATATCTATTCTCTGGCCAGAATCTATGCGGCGCGGCGCGACCATGGTGCCGTTTTCCGCTTTTTAGAGGAATTCGAGCCTTCTTTGTATGATCAGCACCGTCACGATATCCTCTTTCTCGAGGCCCTCTCGTGCAAGCGCGGCGACAACCTGAGCAAAGCCGTGGAAATCTGGGAAAATATCGCCTCCGGCGGGACATCCCTTTCCTTCTTTGCCCGGATTGAACTGGCCAAGTATTATGAGCATCGCGTCCGGGATCTGACCGCCGCCAGGGAACAGGCGGAACTGGCCCGGGAGATTTGTCCCGCGACCGATTTCCATCGTGAGGCCCTGAAAAGGCGTACCGAACGGCTCGCCCGGAAACTGCCTTCATAG
- a CDS encoding FkbM family methyltransferase, with protein MISDFLKRAAACLPPLIQHELKCWRYRRQILCRCFKSEEPEYNLLDSLMARGDWALDIGANVGHYTRRLSDLVGPEGHVIAIEPVAETFSLLAANTRYFKYDNVTLMNFAASDRFGSVAMAVPHYRNGLKNYYEARITRNDENGAVLAVPVDFLQIPFPIRLVKIDVEGHELPVLIGMQTTIRKHHPLIIMEKGSVEAVRYLERLDYHCHDLPNSPNHLLIADKNCLRQ; from the coding sequence ATGATAAGCGATTTCTTAAAACGAGCCGCGGCCTGCTTGCCGCCTTTGATTCAGCACGAATTGAAATGTTGGCGCTATCGCCGCCAGATTTTGTGCCGCTGCTTCAAAAGCGAGGAGCCGGAATATAATCTTCTGGATTCTTTGATGGCGCGGGGCGACTGGGCCTTGGACATCGGAGCCAATGTCGGCCACTATACTCGCCGCCTGTCCGATCTGGTTGGCCCGGAAGGACATGTCATCGCCATTGAACCGGTGGCGGAAACCTTTTCTCTGCTGGCCGCCAATACCCGTTATTTCAAGTATGACAATGTGACACTCATGAATTTCGCGGCGTCCGACAGGTTCGGTTCTGTCGCGATGGCTGTTCCGCATTACCGCAACGGGCTCAAGAACTATTATGAAGCGCGAATTACTCGGAATGACGAAAACGGTGCGGTATTAGCAGTCCCTGTCGATTTTCTGCAAATCCCTTTTCCAATTCGACTGGTGAAAATTGATGTCGAGGGACACGAATTACCGGTTTTAATCGGAATGCAGACGACCATACGGAAACATCATCCGCTCATTATTATGGAGAAAGGTTCCGTTGAGGCCGTCCGCTATTTGGAGCGCTTGGATTATCATTGCCACGATTTGCCTAACTCCCCTAACCACTTACTTATAGCCGACAAGAACTGCCTTCGTCAATAG